A section of the Telopea speciosissima isolate NSW1024214 ecotype Mountain lineage chromosome 3, Tspe_v1, whole genome shotgun sequence genome encodes:
- the LOC122654046 gene encoding uncharacterized protein LOC122654046, with product MPLPWKKSKVGRISRFVADLRSPSKHGGSLVVETGFPTSVIDLIVKNRDRLKKKPLTKKKKELASEELEPVTFPSSSTDSSDFSNSDLVSSNHSASPVVSATKINNSNRPPTGKKIPPLVANVVEDVASKGVVWWSRTFMITVKVLFMLILALATKKLVVGITISTFLLLFLEFLVLRVFCHLHPIQCPEALRPRTGLITENVSSSSGICPSSIDEIKLVDIDFDSFGSERRWGIGLTDDYRSCSCSEEIKLVEPGFHMIDKRWSSETDTNLHERRWRSHTGFDLSERRWRTDLSKIDQARCEEIQPSKPDSRLLTRERRWGTDSRDIGNAQTLEVNTRRYGLSEGGQVQKKEIQVVELDSDLTSHGKRRGTRFSEGGQARSREIQFVEPYVGLFSRENRWGFAVSTKRGKNSEKVEQIIQSAELRNHKTSNGKIKPKKLLKKLVPKKFRSSKKAGDHENQTDLSGELFVSWAEEEAITGEGQEQREEEGEPEDEEEQLEEKEEEGEKEVNGSDYVSQMNTNADLIEGNGRRTEDKYRYILTILIVLAGLVQGRFMAIVLTIAWCLLEKSIQTVTRILKIT from the coding sequence ATGCCTCTTCCATGGAAGAAATCCAAGGTTGGTCGGATTTCTCGCTTCGTTGCCGATCTCCGGTCACCGTCCAAGCATGGAGGATCTCTCGTCGTCGAGACTGGTTTCCCGACCTCCGTCATAGATCTGATCGTGAAGAATCGAGATCGGTTGAAGAAGAAACCTTTgacgaagaaaaagaaagaactagCTTCGGAGGAATTGGAGCCCGTAACTTTCCCTTCCAGTTCCACTGACTCTTCGGATTTTTCAAATTCCGATTTGGTGAGTTCGAACCATTCTGCTAGTCCCGTGGTTTCAGCTACTAAGATTAACAACTCAAACCGGCCACCGACTGGTAAGAAAATTCCTCCTTTGGTTGCTAATGTGGTCGAAGATGTGGCGTCTAAAGGAGTGGTTTGGTGGAGTAGGACTTTTATGATTACTGTTAAGGTGCTTTTCATGTTGATTCTGGCTTTGGCAACGAAGAAGCTCGTCGTTGGTATCACAATATCgacctttcttcttctgtttcttgaatttttggttttacGAGTTTTTTGTCACTTGCATCCAATTCAATGTCCGGAAGCGCTTCGGCCAAGAACAGGGTTGATCACAGAGAATGTATCTAGTTCGAGTGGAATATGTCCATCGTCAATCGATGAAATTAAACTTGTAgatattgattttgattcctttGGTAGCGAGAGAAGATGGGGAATCGGTTTGACTGACGATTATCGATCCTGTAGCTGTAGCGAAGAAATCAAACTCGTGGAACCTGGTTTCCATATGATTGATAAAAGATGGAGTTCAGAAACAGATACTAATTTGCATGAGCGAAGATGGAGATCGCATACCGGTTTTGATTTGAGCGAACGAAGATGGAGAACTGATTTGAGTAAAATTGATCAAGCTCGGTGCGAAGAAATTCAACCATCAAAGCCTGATTCTAGATTGTTAACTCGTGAGAGAAGATGGGGAACTGATTCGAGAGATATCGGTAATGCTCAAACCCTTGAAGTTAATACAAGGAGATATGGTTTGAGCGAGGGTGGTCAagttcaaaagaaagaaattcaagtTGTAGAACTTGATTCGGATCTAACCAGTCatgggaagagaaggggaacgCGTTTCAGTGAGGGTGGTCAAGCTCGAAGCAGAGAAATTCAATTTGTAGAACCATATGTGGGCTTGTTTAGTCGTGAGAATAGATGGGGATTTGCAGTTTCAACCAAAAGGGGGAAGAATTCAGAGAAAGTAGAGCAAATTATTCAAAGTGCAGAGCTCAGAAATCATAAGACAAGCAATGGTAAAATCAAACCGAAGAAGCTGTTAAAGAAGCTGGTTCCAAAGAAGTTCCGTAGCTCAAAGAAAGCAGGTGATCACGAGAACCAAACTGATTTAAGTGGTGAATTATTCGTTAGCTGGGCTGAAGAGGAAGCAATCACAGGGGAAGGACAAGaacagagagaagaagaaggagagccagaagatgaagaagaacaattggaggaaaaagaagaagagggagagaaggaagtCAATGGCTCTGATTATGTTTCACAGATGAACACTAATGCCGATTTGATTGaaggaaatggaagaagaaCAGAGGATAAGTATAGGTATATATTAACGATTCTGATCGTTCTCGCTGGACTTGTACAAGGTCGATTTATGGCAATTGTCCTCACCATTGCATGGTGTCTACTGGAAAAATCAATACAAACTGTGACAAGAATATTGAAGATAACTTAA